From Paenibacillus sp. FSL H8-0537:
CTACCACAATTACGCCATCTTTCATTTATCGTCACACCTCTCCATTGAGCATTCATAATGACTGCCCCGCTATCTCCGCAACACTATGCTCATAAAAACCGATCAAATCCAGAATAAACCGTTTGACTACCTCAAGCTCAGCCTCACTATAGGCATGTAAAATCCCCATGAATTTCTCCTGCGCCCTGTCATGCAGCTCTTCATGAATGACATACAATTGCTTGCCCGGCGCAGTCAGACGAAAAAAAACTTCCTTTTTATTATCGTTTAATTGCGTTTTACGTACCCAGCCGTTTTTCAAAAGGCGAGTCGTTACCTTGGAGACGTTTCCCTTGCTCAGCCCCATTTTATCGGCAATTGCCGTCAAATTAAGCGGCTCGTGCTGGCCTATGCAGGACACCACATGAATTTCCGTCATATTAAGCGGCGTATCAAATTCAATGCTGCTGCGCAGCTGCTGTAAAAACAGGCTGCCTTCGTTCTGCTCGAACTGCTCCTGCTGATGCAGCAGCTTTATTAGCAGTTCATACACATATTGCTTGTTCATTTGATGTTTTTCCATGCTTAACCCATCCTTTGCTAGCTTCACTCCTTTCATTATAGCTCATAAATTGTTTCTAAAGAAACAATTTGATTAATAAAAATAATGCGCCGCACCTACAGCTCACAGGATGGTCAGTTTCTTTTCAGCCGGCGTACGCGACTTTGCTTTCGGAATTTTATCGAAGTAGCCCATAAGCAGTATACCAACAATACGCTCATCCGGCTTGACGCCTAGCCCTTCACAAAATATAGGGGAGTGGATACATTCGAGCGTTGACCAAACCATCCCGATTCTTTGCTCCCAAGCCAGTAATTGAAAGTTTTGAATGAGGCAGCTGACGGCCCCATAATCCTCCTCTTGCTTATGCGCATCCTTGTCCG
This genomic window contains:
- a CDS encoding MarR family transcriptional regulator, translating into MEKHQMNKQYVYELLIKLLHQQEQFEQNEGSLFLQQLRSSIEFDTPLNMTEIHVVSCIGQHEPLNLTAIADKMGLSKGNVSKVTTRLLKNGWVRKTQLNDNKKEVFFRLTAPGKQLYVIHEELHDRAQEKFMGILHAYSEAELEVVKRFILDLIGFYEHSVAEIAGQSL